The following proteins are co-located in the Phragmites australis chromosome 10, lpPhrAust1.1, whole genome shotgun sequence genome:
- the LOC133930078 gene encoding DNA damage-binding protein 2-like: protein MENKQNHTLQELYLRLEHMQIIYATTIIRTLDRRSKTRIGHLILIRKKGSKVTCLHCNPAQPEVLLSRGNDHYARMWDTRKLEPNSSLASLSHGRVVNSGYFSPHSGNKILTTCQDNRIRVWDYIFGNLEPPNRESVHSPDFNRNLTPFKAEWDPKDYTETVAVIGCYINENYNGVALHPIDFIDTSSGKLLAEVMDPGITTISPGNKLHPQDDILVTGSSRSIFIWEPKNEADLTEERTKQKAKEYVFGSGSRKKSNGKHDNSSDDDSDVDSDGKNKKAKRTRFTHTVKGRGKSKV from the exons ATGGAAAATAAGCAGAATCATACA TTGCAGGAGCTCTACCTGAGGTTGGAACATATGCAAATCATCTATGCTACAACTATTATAAGAAC GCTGGATAGACGGTCAAAGACGAGAATTGGACATCTGATTCTTATACGTAAAAAGGGTAGCAAGGTAACCTGCCTTCATTGCAACCCTGCACAACCGGAAGTTCTTCTGAGCAGAGGAAATGATCACTAT GCTCGTATGTGGGATACAAGGAAGCTTGAGCCCAACTCTTCCCTTGCCAGCCTTTCTCATGGACGGGTTGTTAATTCAGGGTATTTTTCCCCACATAGTGGAAATAAGATCTTGACAACATGTCAGGACAACCGAATTCGTGTATGGGATTATATTTTCGGTAATCTGGAACCCCCAAATAGAGAAAGTGTGCACAGCCCTGATTTCAATCGTAACTTGACTCCCTTCAAAGCCGAGTGGGATCCAAAG GATTACACAGAAACAGTTGCGGTTATTGGTTGTTACATAAATGAAAACTATAATGGTGTTGCTCTGCATCCCATTGATTTCATAGATACCAGTTCTGGAAAGCTTCTGGCAGAGGTGATGGACCCCGGCATAACAACAATCAGCCCGGGGAACAAGCTACATCCGCAAGATGACATCCTGGTGACAGGAAGCTCAAG GTCCATTTTCATTTGGGAACCAAAGAATGAAGCTGATCTTACAGAAGAAAGGACCAAACAGAAGGCTAAGGAATACGTATTTGGATCCGGTTCCCGGAAGAAATCAAATGGCAAGCATGAcaatagtagtgatgatgactCAGATGTTGATTCTGACGGAAAGAACAAGAAAGCGAAGAGGACTCGCTTCACTCATACAGTAAAGGGAAGGGGCAAATCCAAAGTTTGA